The following proteins are co-located in the Spinactinospora alkalitolerans genome:
- a CDS encoding glycoside hydrolase family 10 protein, with protein MLRALSGALAALLAGSLVTAPPARAASAEAPESAPERCAPDRGMPDKRQMRAVWIAGVVNIDWPSAKGLDVQTQKAELTRLYDEAVAHGLNAVFVQIRPTADAFWPSPYEPWSEWLTGRQGADPGYDPLEFAIAEAHKRNLEFHGWFNPYRVAMHGDPGRLVRDHPARRNPDWTFEYGGRLYYDPGIPEARSFVQDAMMHAVENYDMDGVHFDDYFYPYPVSGEAIPDRDTYAAHGGGFDDIGDWRRNNVNLLVKEMGERIEAVKPHVKFGISPFGIWRNADSDPRGSDTGGLESYDDIYADSRKWVREGWLDYINPQVYWEIGLKVADYAELVPWWADVVEGTGVHLYIGQAAYKVGNPGAWSDPRELSRHLTFNRDHPEVDGDVYFSATPLRTNAAGAMRIVTEDHYAHPALVPVKDDLGGSAPPAPVITGAARTDGGTELRIRARPGDEPTYYAVYRFDGAPDPRRQLCGLGDPRTMVGTVRVDGTVTSFTDTGADASDPHTYYVTALDRLHHESRPSPPRHLR; from the coding sequence ATGCTGCGCGCGCTCTCGGGCGCGCTGGCCGCGCTGCTCGCCGGATCGCTGGTCACCGCGCCGCCGGCGCGGGCGGCATCGGCCGAGGCGCCCGAGTCCGCCCCCGAGCGGTGCGCCCCCGACCGCGGGATGCCCGACAAGCGGCAGATGCGCGCGGTGTGGATCGCCGGCGTGGTGAACATCGACTGGCCCAGCGCCAAGGGCCTCGACGTCCAGACCCAGAAGGCCGAGCTGACCAGGCTCTACGACGAGGCCGTCGCCCACGGCCTGAACGCGGTCTTCGTGCAGATCCGCCCGACCGCCGACGCGTTCTGGCCCTCTCCCTACGAGCCGTGGTCGGAATGGCTCACCGGCAGGCAGGGCGCCGATCCCGGCTACGACCCGCTGGAGTTCGCGATCGCCGAGGCCCATAAGCGCAACCTGGAGTTCCACGGCTGGTTCAACCCCTACCGGGTGGCGATGCACGGCGACCCCGGCCGGCTGGTCCGCGACCACCCGGCCCGGCGCAACCCCGACTGGACCTTCGAATACGGCGGGCGCCTCTACTACGACCCGGGCATCCCGGAGGCCCGCTCCTTCGTGCAGGACGCGATGATGCACGCGGTCGAGAACTACGACATGGACGGCGTGCACTTCGACGACTACTTCTACCCCTATCCGGTGAGCGGCGAGGCGATACCGGACCGCGACACCTACGCCGCCCACGGGGGCGGCTTCGACGACATCGGCGACTGGCGCCGCAACAACGTCAACCTCCTGGTCAAGGAGATGGGCGAGCGGATCGAGGCCGTCAAGCCGCACGTGAAGTTCGGGATCAGCCCGTTCGGGATCTGGCGCAACGCCGACAGCGACCCGCGCGGCTCCGACACCGGTGGCCTGGAGTCCTACGACGACATCTACGCCGACTCCCGCAAGTGGGTGCGCGAGGGGTGGCTGGACTACATCAACCCGCAGGTCTACTGGGAGATCGGCCTGAAGGTCGCCGACTACGCCGAACTCGTCCCGTGGTGGGCCGACGTGGTCGAGGGTACCGGCGTGCACCTCTACATCGGGCAGGCCGCCTACAAGGTGGGCAACCCGGGCGCGTGGTCGGACCCGCGGGAGCTGAGCAGGCACCTCACCTTCAACCGCGACCACCCCGAGGTCGACGGCGACGTCTACTTCAGCGCGACCCCGCTGCGGACCAACGCGGCCGGGGCGATGCGGATCGTGACCGAGGACCACTACGCCCACCCGGCCCTGGTCCCGGTCAAGGACGACCTCGGCGGCAGCGCGCCGCCGGCGCCGGTGATCACCGGCGCCGCGCGCACCGACGGCGGCACGGAGCTGCGGATCCGCGCGCGGCCGGGCGACGAGCCGACCTACTACGCGGTGTACCGGTTCGACGGCGCGCCCGACCCGCGGCGGCAGTTGTGCGGGCTGGGCGACCCGCGCACCATGGTGGGAACGGTGCGCGTCGACGGCACGGTGACCTCGTTCACCGACACCGGCGCCGACGCCTCCGATCCGCACACCTACTACGTCACCGCGCTGGACCGGCTGCACCACGAGAGCCGCCCGAGTCCGCCGCGCCACCTGCGCTGA
- a CDS encoding asparaginase domain-containing protein: MSTVHLVATGGTIASRSGSGGRRAAVPGAELLARTGVPRGVDVRVTDAATVGSFAWRSEELTALLGRIRAALAEGADAVVVTHGTDTMEEVSFLAGLVHDDPRPVVFTGAQRAFDDPAPDGPANLGTRSRWRPPPAPGTAASCSASTATSTPHAA, translated from the coding sequence ATGAGCACGGTCCACCTCGTGGCGACCGGCGGCACCATCGCCAGCCGCAGCGGGAGCGGCGGCCGCCGCGCGGCGGTGCCGGGGGCCGAGCTGCTCGCCCGGACCGGGGTGCCGCGCGGGGTCGACGTGCGCGTGACCGACGCGGCGACGGTGGGCAGCTTCGCCTGGCGGTCCGAGGAGCTGACCGCCCTGCTCGGCCGGATCCGCGCGGCGCTGGCCGAAGGCGCCGACGCGGTCGTGGTCACGCACGGCACCGACACCATGGAGGAGGTCTCCTTCCTGGCCGGGCTGGTGCACGACGATCCGCGGCCGGTGGTGTTCACCGGGGCCCAGCGCGCGTTCGACGATCCGGCGCCGGACGGCCCCGCGAACCTGGGGACGCGATCGCGGTGGCGGCCGCCCCCTGCGCCCGGGACCGCGGCGTCCTGCTCTGCTTCGACGGCCACGTCTACGCCGCACGCGGCGTGA
- a CDS encoding polysaccharide deacetylase family protein produces MSKEILVAYGVDVDAVGGWLGSYGGQDSPDDISRGMFAGEVGVPRMLELFRRNDMTQTFFWPGHSVETFPEEFDACVAAGHEIGVHGYSHENPIAMSREQEIEVLDHCVDLIARRSGRAPTGYVAPWWEFSRITNELLLDRGIRYDHSLMHRDFEPYYVRVGDSWTKIDYDRPAREWMKPLVRGEETDLIEIPANWYLDDLPPMMFVKTSPNSHGFVNPRDIEQMWRDQFDWVYREHDYAVFTMTVHPDVSGRPQVLLMHERLIEHIGSHDGVRWATFDEIATDFARRSPRR; encoded by the coding sequence ATGAGCAAGGAGATCCTCGTCGCCTACGGGGTGGACGTCGACGCCGTCGGGGGGTGGCTGGGCTCCTACGGCGGCCAGGACTCCCCCGACGACATCTCCCGGGGGATGTTCGCGGGCGAGGTCGGGGTCCCGCGGATGCTGGAGCTGTTCCGGCGCAACGACATGACCCAGACGTTCTTCTGGCCGGGGCACTCGGTGGAGACCTTCCCCGAGGAGTTCGACGCCTGCGTGGCCGCCGGTCACGAGATCGGCGTGCACGGCTACTCCCACGAGAACCCGATCGCGATGAGCCGCGAGCAGGAGATCGAGGTGCTCGACCACTGCGTCGACCTCATCGCGCGCCGCAGCGGGCGGGCGCCGACCGGCTACGTCGCGCCGTGGTGGGAGTTCAGCAGGATCACCAACGAGCTGCTGCTGGACCGGGGGATCCGCTACGACCACTCCTTGATGCACCGGGACTTCGAGCCCTATTACGTGCGGGTCGGCGACTCCTGGACCAAGATCGACTACGACCGGCCGGCGCGCGAGTGGATGAAGCCGCTGGTGCGCGGCGAGGAGACCGACCTGATCGAGATCCCGGCGAACTGGTACCTCGACGACCTGCCGCCGATGATGTTCGTCAAGACCAGTCCGAACAGCCACGGCTTCGTCAACCCCCGCGACATCGAGCAGATGTGGCGTGACCAGTTCGACTGGGTGTACCGGGAGCACGACTACGCCGTGTTCACGATGACCGTGCACCCGGACGTGTCCGGTCGCCCGCAGGTGCTGCTCATGCACGAGCGGCTGATCGAGCACATCGGCTCCCACGACGGCGTCCGGTGGGCCACCTTCGACGAGATCGCGACCGACTTCGCCCGCCGCAGCCCCCGTCGTTGA
- a CDS encoding asparaginase domain-containing protein: MAAAPCARDRGVLLCFDGHVYAARGVTKVDSLAAHAFDAPGRGPVLRVAEGAVIPLVPRSRPPALPLTPDGLVLPRVDVLPLYVGADAALLRAALEAGARGLVLAAFGAGNATPAVTDAVRDAVAGGVAVLVCSRVPAGPVLPLYTGGGGADLERAGALFGADLSPWQGRMLLAAAIAARPSAPESAVGDWLAAAPRPADAPGTDRVGAPSTGQEGP, from the coding sequence GTGGCGGCCGCCCCCTGCGCCCGGGACCGCGGCGTCCTGCTCTGCTTCGACGGCCACGTCTACGCCGCACGCGGCGTGACCAAGGTGGACAGCCTCGCCGCGCACGCCTTCGACGCGCCCGGCCGGGGCCCGGTGCTGCGGGTCGCGGAGGGCGCCGTGATCCCGCTGGTGCCGCGGTCGCGGCCGCCCGCGCTGCCGCTGACGCCCGACGGCCTCGTCCTGCCCAGGGTCGACGTGCTGCCGCTCTACGTCGGTGCGGACGCCGCCCTGCTGCGCGCGGCGCTGGAGGCCGGTGCCCGCGGGCTGGTGCTGGCGGCGTTCGGCGCGGGCAACGCCACCCCCGCGGTCACCGATGCGGTGCGCGACGCGGTGGCCGGCGGGGTGGCGGTGCTGGTCTGCTCCAGGGTGCCGGCGGGGCCGGTCCTTCCGCTGTACACCGGGGGCGGCGGAGCGGATCTGGAGCGGGCCGGAGCGCTCTTCGGCGCGGACCTGAGCCCGTGGCAGGGGCGCATGCTGCTCGCCGCGGCCATCGCCGCCCGGCCCTCGGCCCCGGAGTCCGCGGTCGGCGACTGGCTGGCCGCGGCGCCGCGCCCCGCCGACGCGCCCGGCACCGATCGGGTCGGCGCACCTTCGACCGGTCAGGAGGGACCATGA
- a CDS encoding AtuA-related protein has product MKVRLYDIAHARAGDKGNLNTIALIPYDPAWYPALCAAVTPRRVAEHLSDRVSGEVVRHRLDNVHALIFVCPRAGDDTVTTSLHLDTHGKSLGSALLELTIETAGPADGTAGSR; this is encoded by the coding sequence ATGAAGGTCCGGCTGTACGACATCGCCCACGCCCGCGCCGGCGACAAGGGCAACCTCAACACCATCGCCCTCATCCCCTACGACCCCGCGTGGTATCCGGCGCTGTGCGCGGCCGTGACCCCGCGGCGCGTCGCCGAGCACCTGTCCGACCGCGTCTCCGGCGAGGTGGTCCGGCACCGCCTCGACAACGTGCACGCGCTGATCTTCGTCTGCCCGCGCGCCGGCGACGACACGGTCACCACCTCGCTGCACCTGGACACCCACGGCAAGAGCCTGGGGTCGGCGCTGCTGGAGCTGACCATCGAGACCGCCGGCCCGGCCGACGGAACCGCCGGTTCCCGCTGA